Proteins from a genomic interval of Oceanidesulfovibrio indonesiensis:
- a CDS encoding ATP-binding protein, producing the protein MSRERLRMPATMESYDELRLFVLKRTPRGVHQKVDLVLEELLLNVIYYAYTPDGETPDPACAEAAGRSSRQGEMPDPDRVLEVELDRRGGADCDSGTAEEFVLRVRDWGRPFDPVQRARPDTRCSLEKRTLGGLGILLVRKMADSVSYQRNANENIVDVRFIVPCR; encoded by the coding sequence ATGTCGCGCGAACGACTCCGAATGCCGGCGACCATGGAGTCCTACGACGAGTTGCGGCTCTTCGTGCTCAAACGGACGCCGCGGGGGGTGCATCAGAAGGTAGACCTGGTGCTGGAGGAGCTGCTGCTCAACGTAATATACTACGCGTACACGCCGGACGGTGAAACTCCTGATCCGGCATGCGCGGAGGCAGCCGGCCGATCATCGCGTCAGGGGGAAATGCCCGACCCGGACCGCGTCCTGGAGGTTGAGCTCGACCGTCGCGGCGGCGCTGACTGTGATTCCGGCACGGCGGAGGAGTTCGTGCTGCGGGTTCGCGACTGGGGCAGGCCCTTCGATCCGGTGCAGCGTGCGCGGCCTGATACGAGGTGCTCGTTGGAGAAACGCACTCTGGGCGGCCTGGGCATCCTGCTCGTGCGCAAGATGGCCGACAGTGTGAGCTACCAACGCAATGCAAATGAGAATATTGTGGACGTGCGCTTTATCGTGCCGTGCCGTTAG
- the fabF gene encoding beta-ketoacyl-ACP synthase II — translation MTLKRVVITGLSAITPLGNDLATSWRNLLQGDSGVSPITTFDTSEHQTRFAGQVQGFDPTAYMSPKQARRLERFCTFSIACSKMLLEHAGLNEIPPEDQERTGCLIGCGLGGLKIFEETVVKLEHEGPRRVSPFAIPVYIANMSPGLSSIELQAKGPNLVTTSACASGIHAIIYAYSDIAMGRADIMVTGGVESTITSLGIAGFNAMRALSTRNDDPKRASRPFDKDRDGFVMGEGCGLLMLESLEHAQARGANILAEIVGGASSADAYHMTAPAEDGSGMARAMTSALRTAGMARAMTSALRTAGMAPEEIEHINAHATSTPLNDVTETRAIKTVFGKHAYDIPITANKSMIGHLLGGAGGVESAFSVMSLVDEVLPPTINLETPDPECDLDYIPEGKRHKKVANVLCNSFGFGGTNASVIFSRWDG, via the coding sequence ATGACACTCAAGCGAGTCGTCATCACCGGACTGTCCGCGATCACCCCCCTGGGCAATGATCTCGCCACGAGTTGGCGTAACCTTCTCCAGGGCGACTCTGGCGTTTCTCCTATCACCACCTTCGACACATCCGAGCATCAGACCAGGTTCGCCGGACAGGTGCAGGGATTCGATCCCACAGCGTACATGTCGCCCAAGCAGGCACGGCGGCTGGAACGTTTCTGCACGTTTTCCATCGCCTGTTCCAAAATGCTCCTCGAACATGCCGGACTGAACGAGATTCCGCCCGAAGATCAGGAACGCACCGGTTGCCTCATCGGCTGCGGCCTTGGCGGGCTGAAGATTTTCGAAGAGACCGTGGTCAAACTGGAACACGAAGGCCCCCGCCGCGTTTCGCCATTTGCCATTCCGGTATACATCGCCAACATGTCCCCGGGGTTATCCTCCATCGAGCTCCAGGCAAAGGGCCCCAACCTCGTGACCACATCCGCCTGCGCCTCCGGCATCCACGCCATCATCTACGCTTACTCGGACATCGCCATGGGCCGCGCAGACATCATGGTCACCGGAGGCGTTGAGTCCACCATCACGTCCCTGGGCATTGCCGGATTCAACGCCATGCGCGCCCTGTCCACGCGCAACGACGATCCGAAACGGGCCTCACGACCTTTCGACAAGGACCGCGACGGCTTCGTGATGGGTGAAGGGTGCGGCCTGCTCATGCTCGAGTCCCTGGAGCACGCCCAGGCCCGCGGCGCAAACATCCTGGCCGAAATCGTGGGCGGGGCTTCTTCTGCCGATGCCTATCACATGACCGCTCCCGCCGAGGACGGCTCGGGCATGGCTCGCGCCATGACAAGCGCATTGCGCACGGCCGGCATGGCTCGCGCCATGACAAGCGCATTGCGCACGGCCGGCATGGCCCCGGAAGAGATCGAGCACATCAACGCCCACGCCACCTCCACGCCTCTCAACGACGTCACGGAGACGCGAGCCATCAAGACGGTCTTCGGCAAGCATGCCTATGACATACCGATCACGGCGAACAAGTCCATGATTGGCCACCTGTTGGGTGGCGCCGGCGGCGTGGAGTCCGCCTTCAGCGTGATGTCTCTGGTCGATGAAGTGTTGCCGCCGACCATCAACCTGGAGACCCCGGACCCAGAATGCGACCTTGACTACATCCCAGAAGGCAAGCGGCACAAGAAGGTTGCCAACGTGCTGTGCAACTCCTTCGGCTTCGGCGGCACGAACGCCAGCGTGATTTTCTCGCGCTGGGATGGATAA
- a CDS encoding energy-coupling factor ABC transporter ATP-binding protein has translation MALYTLENVTQRYGNREVLRIPHLAIEEGAAMGLRGHNGSGKSTLLRILAFLETPATGRIIFDGVSSPGNAFERRRHVTLLTQEPYLLTTTVRKNVAYGMKIRGMDNVDESVDKALSQVGLDPERFAGRSAHELSGGELQRVALAARLAMRPRVLLLDEPTASLDKDSAVLIKNAVTAARTELGTTLVIASHDMSWLESVSDSMLCLYEGQPSERDV, from the coding sequence ATGGCTCTCTACACGCTGGAAAACGTAACGCAACGCTACGGCAACCGCGAAGTGTTGCGCATCCCCCATCTGGCGATCGAGGAAGGCGCGGCCATGGGGCTGCGCGGCCACAATGGCAGCGGCAAGTCCACGCTGCTGCGTATTCTGGCGTTCCTGGAGACACCCGCCACAGGACGCATCATCTTCGACGGCGTATCCTCTCCGGGCAATGCATTCGAACGCAGACGGCATGTGACGCTCCTCACGCAGGAGCCGTATCTGCTCACCACCACCGTCCGCAAAAACGTGGCCTACGGAATGAAGATCCGCGGCATGGACAACGTGGACGAGAGTGTGGACAAGGCTTTGTCGCAGGTGGGACTTGATCCTGAGCGCTTTGCCGGACGCAGCGCCCACGAGCTCTCCGGCGGCGAGTTGCAGCGTGTGGCTCTGGCCGCCAGATTGGCCATGCGACCGCGGGTGCTGCTGCTGGACGAGCCCACGGCGAGTCTGGACAAGGACAGCGCCGTTCTCATCAAGAACGCCGTCACGGCCGCGCGTACGGAGCTTGGCACAACGCTGGTCATAGCCAGCCACGACATGAGTTGGCTCGAATCGGTCAGCGATTCCATGCTCTGTCTGTATGAAGGCCAGCCGAGTGAACGCGACGTGTAG
- a CDS encoding STAS domain-containing protein: protein MEILDRKVENVRVVEVKGRIDASTAAEFGNAITALIDAGEARLVLDLEGLEYISSAGLREFLKAAKALKAKSGKFAVCGLRDYVREVFDMSGFDTIIPIHSCVDDAIEVFGQP from the coding sequence ATGGAAATACTTGACAGAAAAGTGGAAAACGTCCGGGTGGTAGAGGTCAAGGGGCGGATCGATGCGAGCACGGCTGCGGAGTTCGGCAATGCCATCACCGCCCTCATCGACGCTGGCGAAGCCAGACTCGTTCTCGATCTGGAAGGGCTGGAGTACATCTCCAGCGCGGGGCTGCGGGAATTTCTCAAGGCTGCCAAGGCGCTCAAGGCGAAAAGCGGCAAGTTCGCCGTTTGCGGCCTGAGGGACTATGTCCGCGAAGTGTTCGACATGTCCGGCTTCGATACCATCATCCCTATCCACAGCTGCGTCGATGACGCGATCGAAGTGTTCGGCCAGCCCTGA
- a CDS encoding response regulator: MKILIIDDEQPTLEMMELLLGAFGHDTLRAENGEAGLSLFTAERPDVVITDVKMPGMDGIEVLSRIKEMNPTTEVIVVTGHGDLDLAVKALNLNATDFIDKPLQRDALEQALKRAEARLEKSRGEANDIEIEHRGDIAVIKIHGNVTSSTAPYLRNAIDEAATKGFQRAVLAFDRHASINGGGISLLDGIIKNGGSQKLMIALAGLAENFRRVLDMVGVSKRTSIHDSVDDALGALRQS; encoded by the coding sequence ATGAAGATACTCATCATTGATGATGAACAGCCCACCCTGGAGATGATGGAACTGCTCCTGGGGGCTTTCGGCCACGACACCCTGCGAGCCGAGAACGGCGAAGCAGGGCTTTCCTTATTCACTGCGGAACGACCGGATGTGGTCATCACGGACGTGAAGATGCCCGGCATGGACGGCATCGAGGTGCTCAGCCGGATCAAGGAAATGAACCCCACCACCGAGGTCATCGTGGTCACTGGTCATGGCGATCTGGACCTTGCGGTCAAGGCGCTCAACCTCAACGCCACGGATTTCATCGACAAACCCCTGCAGCGCGACGCTCTGGAACAGGCGCTCAAACGCGCCGAAGCGCGCCTGGAGAAAAGCCGCGGCGAAGCCAACGATATCGAAATAGAGCACAGGGGCGACATTGCTGTCATCAAGATACACGGCAATGTCACCTCCTCCACAGCGCCGTATCTGCGCAACGCCATAGACGAGGCCGCCACGAAAGGCTTCCAAAGGGCCGTGCTCGCCTTCGACAGACACGCCTCCATCAACGGCGGCGGCATCAGCCTGCTGGACGGCATCATCAAGAACGGCGGATCCCAGAAATTGATGATCGCCCTGGCAGGTCTGGCCGAGAACTTCCGCCGTGTGCTGGACATGGTGGGCGTGTCCAAGCGGACATCGATCCATGACTCTGTGGATGACGCGTTGGGCGCGCTGCGTCAGTCATAG
- a CDS encoding cyclic nucleotide-binding domain-containing protein, with translation MNSSTEAESSKQTSEFQKNLEILRQITYFSGLDLEPLKVIAYLASRERLKDGEVLYKQGEQEGQFVFVISGKLIAYREHGTTLAEFGPESYFGFLGLMGKSPHLFTVEAEGESVFLTITRERFFKTLEQFPGIGTRLLVAVSEAVNGWERTALEKENDEPHVGVSLL, from the coding sequence ATGAACTCGTCCACGGAAGCCGAGTCCAGTAAGCAGACGAGCGAATTCCAGAAGAACCTGGAAATTCTGCGGCAGATCACCTACTTCTCAGGGCTCGATCTGGAGCCGCTCAAGGTCATCGCCTACCTGGCTTCGCGGGAACGCCTCAAGGACGGAGAGGTGCTCTACAAACAAGGCGAGCAGGAAGGCCAGTTCGTCTTCGTCATCTCGGGCAAGCTAATAGCCTACCGGGAGCACGGGACGACCCTGGCGGAGTTCGGCCCGGAAAGCTACTTCGGCTTCCTGGGACTGATGGGCAAGTCGCCCCACCTGTTTACCGTGGAGGCAGAAGGGGAGTCCGTGTTTCTCACCATCACGCGCGAACGCTTTTTCAAGACGCTCGAACAGTTTCCCGGCATCGGCACACGGCTTCTCGTGGCCGTGTCCGAAGCTGTAAACGGCTGGGAACGCACTGCCCTTGAAAAGGAGAACGACGAACCGCACGTTGGTGTATCCCTTCTGTAA
- a CDS encoding ATP-binding protein, with product MRLRRFLIPMNLKNKILFSTLGVVLLVSVCIALVARYILISSLTRELEFRGLGIAQSVADRSAPFILTQDEPSLVNLAFEAVLVGERKDLVSYVFILDTDQNVLASTFIVPFPEKLRGANPLMPDEKQSIRTLDDVLGESVYDVAVPVKEGIYNVGSVHVGLSQRHIGAIVSKLRNIFVGFLAGIVIFIFFLSQSLARNITKPIRALMRVAEEIRRDNLEVTMDFGGRADNEVVELADSFSNMVRHIKDYRAELKRSQLKYRSLFHSGPDPIFVLDMDTHEVLDANPMATEVFGYARRDLVNKYFSSLAPEVESLLPQAFPQRDMDAQSRCASFPKSLAYRSNGEPFYVNLHVCSTIYEEQPALIVSATDITDMIEKDAQLIQASKMKSLGEMSAGIAHEVNQPLNAIKVGSEYLELLASKGETIPPETFGKVTRQISQQVDRASEIIQAMRQFGRKAELLKERMNLASPVRNVLRILRQQLQLDSIQLEVHLPDNLPPILGQENRLQQVVFNLVTNARDAVCSEEAPNRPEGRRIQVELYQNNGRVCLRVADNGVGIPASRLDKIFEPFYTTKDTGKGMGLGLAITYGIVKDCNGEITVESEPGNGTSFTLSFPALEVSA from the coding sequence ATGAGGCTGAGACGCTTCCTCATCCCCATGAACCTGAAGAACAAGATTCTTTTCAGTACGTTAGGTGTTGTTCTGCTGGTGAGCGTGTGCATAGCTCTCGTGGCGCGCTACATCCTCATATCCAGCCTGACGCGAGAACTGGAGTTTCGCGGTCTGGGCATCGCCCAGTCCGTTGCCGACCGCAGCGCACCGTTCATTCTGACGCAGGACGAACCGTCCCTCGTGAATCTGGCTTTCGAGGCTGTGCTCGTGGGCGAACGCAAGGATCTCGTTTCATACGTTTTCATTCTGGATACGGACCAGAACGTGCTGGCCTCCACATTCATAGTCCCTTTTCCTGAGAAACTCCGCGGCGCCAACCCGCTGATGCCCGATGAAAAGCAATCCATCCGGACGTTGGACGACGTGCTCGGGGAGTCCGTCTATGACGTCGCCGTACCTGTGAAGGAGGGTATCTACAACGTCGGCAGCGTCCATGTTGGCTTGTCGCAACGTCATATCGGCGCCATTGTTTCCAAGCTGCGCAACATCTTCGTGGGGTTCCTGGCGGGCATTGTCATTTTCATCTTTTTTCTGAGCCAGTCCCTTGCTCGAAATATAACCAAGCCGATACGGGCGCTCATGCGCGTTGCCGAGGAGATACGCCGCGACAATCTCGAAGTAACCATGGACTTTGGCGGCCGCGCGGACAACGAGGTGGTCGAGCTGGCCGACTCCTTTTCTAACATGGTGCGGCACATCAAGGATTATCGCGCCGAGCTCAAGCGCTCGCAACTCAAGTACCGCTCCCTGTTCCATAGTGGTCCTGATCCAATCTTCGTGCTGGACATGGACACGCACGAGGTCCTGGACGCCAACCCAATGGCCACGGAAGTCTTCGGGTACGCGCGTCGGGATCTGGTGAACAAGTACTTCAGTTCGCTTGCGCCGGAGGTGGAAAGCCTGTTGCCGCAAGCCTTCCCGCAACGCGACATGGATGCTCAATCCCGGTGCGCGTCCTTCCCCAAAAGCCTTGCCTACCGCAGCAACGGCGAACCTTTCTACGTGAACCTCCATGTGTGCTCCACGATTTACGAAGAACAACCGGCGCTGATAGTATCGGCCACGGACATCACGGACATGATAGAGAAGGACGCCCAGCTGATTCAGGCGAGCAAGATGAAAAGCCTGGGCGAGATGTCCGCTGGCATAGCGCACGAGGTGAACCAGCCGCTCAACGCCATCAAGGTGGGCAGCGAGTACCTGGAGCTGCTCGCATCCAAAGGCGAAACCATTCCGCCGGAGACTTTCGGCAAGGTCACCAGGCAGATCAGCCAGCAAGTGGACCGGGCCTCGGAGATCATCCAGGCCATGCGGCAGTTCGGCCGTAAGGCGGAACTGCTTAAGGAGCGCATGAATCTCGCTTCGCCAGTACGCAACGTGTTGCGTATCCTGCGCCAGCAGCTCCAGCTCGACAGCATTCAGCTGGAGGTGCATCTGCCAGACAACCTCCCGCCCATACTGGGGCAGGAAAACCGCCTGCAGCAGGTGGTCTTCAACCTTGTCACCAATGCTCGCGATGCGGTGTGCTCCGAGGAGGCCCCGAATCGTCCGGAAGGGCGGCGCATTCAGGTGGAACTGTACCAGAACAATGGGCGAGTCTGCCTACGTGTAGCCGATAACGGCGTTGGGATACCAGCATCCCGGCTGGATAAAATTTTCGAACCATTCTATACTACCAAAGATACCGGGAAGGGCATGGGCCTTGGGCTCGCCATCACCTATGGCATAGTAAAAGACTGTAACGGAGAAATCACGGTGGAAAGCGAGCCCGGCAATGGCACCTCATTCACCCTCTCGTTTCCCGCTCTGGAAGTGTCTGCATGA
- a CDS encoding ABC transporter ATP-binding protein/permease, translating to MVTKRSLFYWVRQSSLKLQLLLIVIIFVTVAARVFPLEMQKRIVNEAISLKRLDLLYLYCGGFIGSVLLASLLKYAINVIQTYIGETALARMRRELYSHVMTLPLSFFRKSSPGTVIAALVQELSSAGEFVGQAVAIPVTNILTLLAFGGYLFYLNPLLAGLSFALYPLLIYLLPKLQRRTNHWNKERVDATRVLSSKINETMTGIHEVHGNGSYKIENRKFAQYVKELFRVRIIWTLYRQGVKVLNNLFQNMGPFILFLVGGWLAINGRFDLGALVAFLSAYEKIYDPWRELMDFYQIYQDATTRYDKTMDYFDVEPEFKVVPEETRDPVDMEGVIDVNSLVFEVEGGIRLLNGIDLHLEHGEHLAVVGFSGSGKSTLAQCIGQLYKYTGGSVTLDGKEVSEMAKSDVIHNLGIVAQEPFIFDGTIKENLLYGLESDFPEDIPRDEWGEVKDRSKLPSLDRMIEVLQQVGIFQDVLRFGLNTVLEDDKQELKQKLIAIRTTFQRDHGPELADYLEFFDENKYLDHSSVAANITFGNPNEERFTQEKLTSNEYFQKFLDDSQLKMPLLTLGVELARSTVDILGSLPPDAVFFEQSPIDSDELDEYKELVAQMKKRRINELSDEEKDKFLRLGLRFKPGVHKMVALPDFLKNMILEARAAFKEQVEKDMPEAFSFYRKSAYIDSQSILDNILFGKAKTEQHQVQDRISQSIVMLLIEEDLLETIAGIGMQFRVGTKGDRLSGGQKQKLAIARSFIKEPPVLIMDEATSALDNRSQSRIQNLIETKWKGRSTLISVVHRLDIIKKFDKVAVMKAGKIVEMGPYDELMQKKGMLYELVHGSRVQ from the coding sequence ATGGTCACGAAACGCTCGCTCTTCTACTGGGTCAGACAATCAAGCCTCAAGCTCCAACTGCTTCTCATCGTCATCATTTTCGTCACGGTCGCGGCGCGCGTCTTTCCCCTGGAGATGCAGAAGCGGATCGTCAACGAGGCCATCAGCCTCAAGCGGCTCGACCTTCTCTATCTGTACTGCGGCGGATTCATCGGCTCCGTGCTGCTCGCCAGCCTGCTCAAGTACGCGATCAACGTCATCCAGACATACATAGGCGAGACGGCGCTGGCCCGGATGCGGCGCGAGCTTTACTCGCATGTCATGACCCTGCCTTTGTCCTTTTTCCGGAAATCGTCGCCGGGCACGGTCATCGCCGCCCTGGTGCAGGAGCTTTCCTCGGCCGGCGAGTTCGTGGGCCAGGCCGTGGCCATTCCGGTGACCAACATCCTCACGCTACTCGCTTTCGGCGGGTATCTTTTTTATCTCAACCCGTTGCTTGCCGGGCTTTCCTTTGCCCTGTATCCGCTGCTCATCTATCTCCTGCCCAAGTTGCAACGCCGCACGAACCACTGGAACAAGGAGCGTGTGGACGCCACACGCGTCCTCTCCAGCAAGATCAACGAGACCATGACCGGCATCCACGAGGTGCATGGCAACGGATCCTACAAGATCGAAAACCGCAAGTTCGCCCAGTACGTGAAGGAGCTGTTCCGGGTCCGCATCATCTGGACCCTGTACCGCCAGGGCGTGAAGGTTTTGAACAATCTGTTCCAGAACATGGGGCCGTTCATCCTCTTTCTGGTGGGCGGCTGGCTCGCCATCAACGGCCGGTTCGACCTCGGCGCCCTCGTGGCCTTCCTCTCCGCTTACGAGAAAATTTACGACCCCTGGCGGGAGCTCATGGATTTCTATCAGATATACCAGGACGCCACGACCCGCTATGACAAGACCATGGACTACTTCGACGTCGAGCCCGAGTTCAAGGTCGTACCGGAAGAAACGCGCGACCCCGTCGACATGGAAGGCGTCATCGACGTGAATAGCCTGGTCTTCGAGGTGGAAGGAGGCATACGGCTGCTCAACGGCATCGACCTGCATCTGGAGCACGGAGAACATCTCGCCGTGGTCGGGTTCTCGGGCAGCGGCAAGTCCACCCTCGCCCAGTGCATTGGCCAGCTTTACAAGTACACTGGCGGCAGCGTCACCCTTGACGGCAAAGAAGTTTCGGAAATGGCCAAGAGCGACGTCATTCACAACCTTGGTATCGTGGCCCAGGAGCCCTTCATCTTCGACGGGACCATCAAGGAAAACCTGCTCTACGGACTGGAAAGCGACTTCCCGGAGGACATACCCCGCGACGAATGGGGCGAGGTGAAGGACCGCAGCAAGCTCCCCAGCCTGGACCGCATGATCGAGGTGCTGCAACAGGTGGGCATCTTCCAGGACGTCTTACGGTTCGGCCTGAATACCGTGCTGGAGGACGACAAGCAGGAGCTCAAGCAGAAGCTCATTGCCATCCGCACCACTTTCCAGCGGGACCACGGCCCCGAGCTCGCTGACTATCTCGAATTCTTCGATGAAAACAAATACCTGGATCACTCGAGTGTGGCTGCGAACATCACCTTCGGCAATCCGAACGAGGAGCGGTTCACACAGGAAAAGCTTACGTCCAACGAATATTTCCAGAAGTTCCTGGACGATTCGCAGCTCAAAATGCCTCTGCTGACCCTGGGCGTGGAGTTGGCGCGCAGCACTGTGGATATTCTGGGCTCCCTGCCTCCGGACGCCGTATTCTTCGAGCAGAGCCCCATCGACAGCGACGAGCTCGACGAATACAAGGAACTCGTGGCCCAGATGAAGAAACGCCGCATCAACGAGCTTTCCGACGAGGAGAAGGACAAGTTCCTGCGGCTGGGTCTGCGCTTCAAGCCCGGCGTGCACAAAATGGTCGCTCTGCCGGACTTCCTGAAAAACATGATCCTGGAGGCGCGCGCCGCGTTCAAAGAGCAGGTGGAGAAGGATATGCCCGAAGCCTTTTCCTTCTACCGCAAGTCCGCCTACATTGATTCCCAGTCCATTCTCGACAACATCCTTTTCGGCAAGGCCAAGACCGAGCAACACCAGGTGCAGGACCGTATCAGCCAGTCCATCGTCATGCTGCTCATCGAAGAGGACCTGCTGGAGACCATCGCCGGCATCGGCATGCAATTCCGCGTTGGCACCAAGGGCGACCGTCTCTCCGGCGGCCAGAAGCAGAAGCTCGCCATCGCCCGCTCGTTCATCAAGGAACCCCCGGTCCTCATCATGGACGAGGCGACTTCCGCGCTGGACAACCGCTCCCAGTCCCGCATCCAGAACCTCATCGAGACAAAGTGGAAGGGCCGATCCACGCTCATCTCCGTGGTGCATCGCCTGGACATCATCAAGAAATTCGACAAAGTGGCCGTCATGAAGGCGGGCAAGATCGTGGAAATGGGCCCGTACGACGAACTCATGCAAAAGAAGGGTATGCTCTATGAACTCGTCCACGGAAGCCGAGTCCAGTAA
- a CDS encoding ABC transporter permease produces the protein MSFILDGFTQALHLLATGDPETYSAIRATLTVSSMSMTGTLVLGIPLGFLLGYARFPGRRAAKTAVDTMLSLPTVVIGLLVYAMVTRKGPLGDLELLFTLPGVALGQVILGLPIVIAFTATAVESMDPRLRPTLLTLGANPRQVLMATLWEARYSCLVAAVTAYGRIVSEIGISMMIGGNIKWHTRTITTAIALETGKGRFAMAIALGLVLMAIALLVNLAVVGLRRKAVH, from the coding sequence ATGAGCTTCATTCTTGACGGCTTCACGCAGGCTCTGCACCTGCTCGCAACAGGCGATCCCGAGACCTACTCCGCCATCAGGGCGACGCTCACGGTGTCGTCCATGTCCATGACCGGCACGTTGGTGCTGGGCATCCCGCTGGGATTTCTCCTCGGCTACGCGCGCTTTCCCGGCAGGCGGGCCGCCAAGACAGCGGTGGATACCATGCTTTCCCTGCCCACCGTGGTTATCGGGTTGCTGGTCTACGCCATGGTCACGCGCAAGGGGCCCCTGGGCGATCTGGAGCTTCTTTTCACCCTGCCGGGTGTGGCCCTTGGCCAGGTTATTCTGGGGCTCCCCATCGTCATCGCCTTCACGGCCACGGCCGTGGAATCCATGGACCCCCGCCTGCGGCCCACGTTGCTGACCCTTGGCGCCAATCCCAGACAGGTGCTCATGGCCACACTCTGGGAGGCCCGCTACAGCTGCCTTGTGGCGGCGGTCACAGCATACGGCCGGATCGTCTCGGAGATCGGCATCTCCATGATGATCGGCGGCAACATCAAGTGGCACACCCGCACCATCACCACGGCCATCGCTCTGGAAACCGGCAAGGGCCGGTTCGCCATGGCCATCGCCCTGGGCCTTGTGCTCATGGCTATCGCATTGTTGGTGAACCTGGCGGTAGTGGGCTTGCGGCGCAAGGCGGTGCACTAG
- a CDS encoding winged helix-turn-helix domain-containing protein codes for MSGKKPTLRLNIWIEEDGELLFGSGRAQLLINIREYGSLKKASEVMGISYRAAWGKLKKTEEILGEPLVEKYGGNRAGYSLSPLGERLMASYAQWFEEVERFAVERAGELLPWNLKMYEDAKEE; via the coding sequence TTGTCCGGAAAAAAACCGACGCTCCGCCTGAACATCTGGATTGAGGAGGACGGCGAGTTGCTTTTCGGCTCCGGCCGGGCGCAGCTCCTCATTAACATCCGCGAATACGGATCGCTCAAGAAAGCCTCTGAGGTCATGGGGATTTCCTACAGAGCGGCGTGGGGCAAGCTGAAGAAGACTGAAGAGATCCTCGGAGAACCGCTGGTGGAGAAGTACGGCGGCAATCGCGCCGGGTACAGTCTGTCCCCACTGGGCGAACGCCTCATGGCCTCCTACGCCCAGTGGTTCGAGGAGGTCGAGCGCTTCGCTGTGGAACGGGCCGGCGAACTGCTGCCGTGGAATCTGAAGATGTACGAGGACGCAAAGGAAGAATAA
- a CDS encoding substrate-binding domain-containing protein: MRKHGIRLGAAALGLVLALILAVGPAQAADKTLMMATTTSTDNTGLLDYLAPKFQEDTGIELKWSSMGTGKALQFGRDCNADILLVHAPEAEKEYVEEGSGVDRREVMYNDFVIIGPPSDPAGVKGMDVKEALSTIAEKSVVFVSRGDESGTNKKEQSLWTAAGMELPDKQDWYVQTGQGMLKTILVASDRDGYTMTDRGTFIKYEAENNGEPPLVIIVEGDETLFNQYSVITVNPEKCPSVKTDLARTFSDWITSEKTQKVIAEFLLLDKQLFTPNAK; this comes from the coding sequence ATGCGGAAACATGGAATTCGTTTGGGGGCAGCGGCTCTTGGTTTAGTCTTGGCGCTGATCCTGGCTGTAGGACCGGCCCAGGCTGCCGACAAGACGCTGATGATGGCGACGACAACCTCCACCGACAACACCGGCTTGTTGGACTACCTGGCGCCCAAATTCCAAGAGGACACGGGCATCGAACTCAAGTGGAGCTCAATGGGCACCGGAAAGGCGCTTCAATTCGGTCGTGACTGCAACGCCGACATCCTGCTCGTTCATGCGCCGGAGGCCGAGAAAGAGTACGTGGAAGAAGGCTCCGGCGTGGATCGTCGCGAAGTCATGTACAACGACTTCGTCATCATTGGTCCGCCGTCCGATCCTGCCGGAGTGAAAGGCATGGATGTGAAGGAAGCCCTGTCCACCATCGCCGAAAAAAGCGTCGTCTTCGTATCCCGCGGAGACGAGTCCGGCACGAACAAGAAAGAGCAGTCCCTGTGGACTGCCGCCGGCATGGAGCTTCCGGACAAGCAGGACTGGTACGTGCAGACCGGCCAGGGCATGCTCAAGACCATCCTCGTGGCCTCCGACCGCGACGGCTACACCATGACCGACCGTGGCACGTTCATCAAATACGAGGCCGAAAACAATGGCGAGCCGCCGCTGGTCATTATCGTGGAAGGCGATGAAACGCTCTTCAACCAGTACAGCGTCATAACCGTGAATCCTGAAAAATGTCCCAGTGTGAAGACGGATCTCGCCAGGACGTTCAGCGACTGGATCACTTCCGAAAAAACGCAAAAGGTCATCGCGGAGTTCCTCCTGCTGGACAAACAGCTCTTCACTCCCAACGCGAAGTAG
- a CDS encoding STAS domain-containing protein gives MLEVTTEKQNGHLVLRVQGRMDNKTSSEFAEKVERFVGAGEKLIVVDMSGLDYISSAGLRALLNAGMHLRSVEGGLSICCLTGMVKDVLEVAGFGQMFPVHETLGEALSG, from the coding sequence ATGCTGGAAGTCACGACAGAGAAGCAGAACGGCCATCTCGTGCTCAGGGTGCAGGGGCGGATGGATAACAAGACTTCTTCCGAGTTCGCCGAAAAGGTCGAGCGGTTTGTGGGGGCGGGCGAAAAGTTGATCGTGGTGGACATGTCCGGTCTCGATTACATCTCCAGCGCCGGGCTGCGCGCGCTGCTCAACGCCGGCATGCATCTGCGTTCCGTCGAAGGGGGGCTGTCCATCTGCTGTCTTACCGGAATGGTCAAGGATGTGCTGGAAGTGGCCGGTTTTGGGCAGATGTTTCCTGTGCACGAGACGCTCGGAGAAGCACTCTCCGGCTGA